A stretch of the Chitiniphilus purpureus genome encodes the following:
- the hemH gene encoding ferrochelatase, translating into MPRFIDSSPEPREPSLIGVLLVNLGTPQAPTAAAVRPYLRQFLSDPRVVEIPALFWQPILRGLILPLRSGASARKYASIWGKDGSPLRHWTEKQAKLVKGRLGMRHGQTLRVAYAMRYGEPSIAAALDALCEQGCERILLVPLYPQYAASTTATACDAVFARLARYRNQPALRTLRSFHDDAGYIDALAQQVRQHWQHEGRGEHLLMSFHGVPRFTWEKGDPYYLQCRQTAAALAQALGLPEGHHTLAFQSRFGRTEWLQPYTADTLVKLARSGVRELDVICPGFVADCLETLEEIALEGKQAFLNAGGRTLRYIPALNDSERWLDALIQLIERELAGWLTPAAASHGS; encoded by the coding sequence ATGCCCCGCTTCATCGACTCATCCCCCGAACCGCGCGAGCCGTCACTTATCGGCGTCCTGCTGGTCAACCTTGGCACACCGCAAGCCCCCACTGCCGCGGCGGTGCGGCCCTATCTGCGCCAATTCCTGTCCGACCCGCGCGTAGTCGAGATCCCGGCCCTGTTCTGGCAGCCCATCCTGCGTGGCCTGATCCTGCCGCTGCGTTCCGGCGCATCGGCGCGCAAGTACGCCTCCATCTGGGGCAAGGACGGCTCACCGCTGCGCCACTGGACCGAAAAGCAGGCCAAGCTCGTCAAGGGCCGGCTTGGCATGCGCCATGGCCAGACTCTGCGGGTCGCCTACGCCATGCGCTACGGCGAGCCATCGATCGCGGCGGCACTGGATGCGCTGTGTGAGCAGGGCTGCGAACGCATCCTGCTGGTTCCGCTCTATCCGCAGTATGCGGCGAGCACCACCGCCACCGCCTGCGATGCCGTTTTTGCCCGGCTTGCCCGGTATCGCAACCAGCCTGCGCTCAGGACCCTGCGCAGCTTTCATGACGACGCTGGTTATATCGACGCGCTGGCGCAACAGGTCAGGCAGCACTGGCAGCACGAAGGGCGAGGCGAGCATCTGCTGATGAGCTTTCACGGCGTACCCCGGTTCACCTGGGAAAAAGGCGATCCGTACTACCTGCAGTGCCGCCAGACCGCAGCGGCACTGGCACAGGCCCTGGGCCTGCCCGAAGGCCACCATACCCTCGCCTTCCAGTCGCGCTTTGGCCGTACCGAGTGGCTGCAGCCCTACACCGCGGACACCCTCGTCAAACTGGCCCGAAGCGGCGTGCGTGAACTGGATGTGATCTGTCCGGGCTTTGTCGCCGACTGCCTGGAGACGCTGGAGGAGATCGCTCTGGAGGGCAAGCAGGCTTTTCTGAACGCAGGCGGCCGAACCTTGCGCTATATTCCAGCGCTCAATGACAGCGAACGTTGGCTTGATGCGCTGATACAGCTGATCGAGCGCGAACTGGCAGGCTGGCTGACACCTGCGGCGGCGTCACATGGCAGCTAG
- a CDS encoding response regulator transcription factor, whose protein sequence is MSTRLFLAEDDLILADALKTSLSQADFQVDCVNDGALALQILLHNDYDVVVLDIGLPNMDGLTVLKHVRQHKPSMPILILTALDGLEERVAGLDAGADDYLAKPFEFAELEARLRALLRRSQILPQSVQQLGNLRLDRAGQRAWCNDMPLDLSARELTVLEILMSNIDRVVTKEQIVSELGSENAEVGLNAIEVYVHRLRKKLEPCGVVIRTIRGLGYLLEKQQAGQQDVAG, encoded by the coding sequence ATGAGCACCCGGCTTTTCCTCGCCGAAGACGATCTCATTCTTGCGGATGCGCTGAAAACCAGCCTGTCGCAGGCCGACTTCCAGGTCGACTGCGTCAACGATGGCGCGCTGGCACTGCAGATTCTGCTGCACAACGATTACGATGTCGTGGTGCTTGATATCGGGCTTCCCAACATGGATGGCTTGACCGTGCTCAAGCATGTACGTCAGCACAAACCCTCCATGCCTATCCTCATCCTGACCGCGCTTGACGGGCTGGAAGAGCGCGTCGCGGGCCTTGATGCCGGCGCCGACGACTACCTTGCCAAGCCGTTCGAGTTCGCCGAACTGGAAGCCCGCCTGCGCGCGCTGCTGCGCCGCAGCCAGATCCTGCCGCAGTCGGTACAGCAGCTGGGCAACCTGCGCCTGGATCGCGCCGGCCAGCGTGCATGGTGTAATGACATGCCGCTCGATCTGTCGGCCCGTGAGTTGACGGTGCTGGAAATCCTGATGTCCAACATCGATCGGGTGGTCACCAAGGAGCAGATCGTCTCGGAACTGGGCTCGGAGAACGCCGAGGTCGGTCTCAACGCGATCGAAGTATATGTACACCGGCTGCGCAAGAAACTGGAACCGTGCGGTGTGGTGATCCGGACCATCCGCGGTCTGGGCTACCTGCTTGAAAAGCAACAGGCCGGCCAGCAGGATGTCGCGGGGTAA
- a CDS encoding sensor histidine kinase, with translation MSRGKFSLRRQLLVWLLIPQFILWIAGAMLCYHVATHYATRVVDDSLQQTGRAIARQVREVDGELTLGAPNLHAPLIAPQPEEKHYYSVIALPGELIAGNRHLSPIASPPTRFEETVYYGNASSTDGALRVASLYFPLPGDGGRPGRWLLVQVAKGMDSYNRLSHEILVATALPLGLLILVMSICVHWGIVRGLKPLTGLKSLMERRDPQDLAPLELADAPEEVHALTHALNHMLSTTNESIGRQRRFIADAAHQLRTPLAGLKSQTELAMRETTPEGLRERLNMVHASATRSIHLVNQLLTLARSEPANQTGMPQVRVDLAKLIRELTAEAVPRALAAGMDLGCDSPLQEAPINGNSALLRELFVNLVENAIKYIPRGGNITVRLNRTDGQYVVEVEDDGPGIPDEQKPRVFERFYRVNQNDGNGCGLGMAIVKEIAERHHGTVGLLDAQPHGLIVRVELPVGEEEAKAEDA, from the coding sequence ATGTCGCGGGGTAAATTCTCCCTCCGTCGGCAGCTGCTGGTCTGGTTGCTGATTCCGCAGTTCATCCTCTGGATCGCGGGGGCGATGCTCTGTTATCACGTCGCCACCCACTATGCCACGCGTGTGGTCGACGACAGTCTGCAGCAGACCGGGCGGGCAATTGCCCGCCAGGTACGCGAAGTCGACGGTGAACTCACGCTCGGGGCCCCCAACCTGCATGCCCCGCTGATCGCCCCGCAGCCGGAAGAAAAGCACTACTACAGCGTGATCGCGCTGCCTGGCGAGCTGATCGCCGGCAACCGCCACCTTTCGCCGATCGCCTCCCCCCCCACCCGCTTCGAAGAAACGGTCTACTACGGCAACGCCAGCAGCACCGACGGGGCATTGCGCGTCGCCTCGCTGTATTTCCCGCTGCCGGGCGACGGCGGCAGGCCGGGCCGCTGGCTGCTGGTGCAGGTGGCCAAAGGCATGGATTCGTACAACCGGCTCTCGCACGAGATCCTGGTGGCCACCGCCCTGCCCCTGGGGCTGCTGATCCTGGTGATGAGCATCTGCGTGCATTGGGGCATCGTGCGTGGGCTCAAGCCGTTGACCGGCTTGAAGAGCCTGATGGAACGGCGTGACCCGCAGGATCTGGCGCCGCTCGAACTGGCGGATGCACCCGAGGAAGTGCATGCGTTGACGCATGCGCTCAATCATATGCTGTCGACCACCAACGAGAGCATAGGCCGCCAGCGCCGCTTCATCGCCGATGCGGCCCACCAGCTGCGTACCCCGCTGGCCGGACTGAAGTCGCAGACCGAGCTGGCGATGCGCGAAACCACGCCCGAGGGCCTGCGCGAGCGGCTCAACATGGTGCACGCCAGTGCCACCCGCAGCATCCACCTGGTCAACCAGCTCCTGACACTGGCACGCTCGGAGCCGGCCAACCAGACCGGCATGCCCCAGGTACGGGTCGACCTCGCCAAGCTGATCCGCGAGCTGACCGCAGAGGCCGTGCCGCGCGCGTTGGCGGCGGGGATGGATCTGGGCTGCGACAGCCCGCTGCAGGAAGCCCCGATCAATGGCAACTCGGCCCTGCTGCGCGAACTCTTCGTCAATCTGGTCGAGAATGCGATCAAATACATCCCGCGCGGCGGCAACATCACGGTGCGGCTCAACCGCACCGATGGTCAGTATGTGGTCGAAGTGGAAGACGACGGCCCGGGCATTCCGGACGAGCAGAAGCCGCGCGTGTTCGAGCGCTTCTACCGGGTCAACCAGAACGACGGCAACGGTTGCGGTCTCGGGATGGCCATCGTCAAGGAGATCGCCGAGCGCCACCACGGCACGGTGGGCCTGCTCGATGCCCAGCCGCATGGCCTGATCGTCCGGGTCGAACTGCCGGTCGGCGAGGAAGAAGCCAAGGCCGAAGACGCCTGA
- the gspK gene encoding type II secretion system minor pseudopilin GspK, with translation MNSATRQRGIAILTAVATAALVAALAVWIAWRQQLWLRQLENQYDMAEARGVAMAAIDLARLTLRDDVRRNHVDHLLEPWNVPIPAIPVERGQAGGRLVEQQGRFNLNNLVQNGQEQPGDIDACRRLFDSIGVSPDLVDALVDWQDSDAQVRYPGGAEDTDYLNLRPPYRTAGQPLTDLASLSALRGFDAETLARIAPYVTVLPQKTAVNVNFAEPEVLAAVLPALSLSEARAVVAARAGRFFETMEAFQAVLPESKRGELGLELVSVESRYFVNEVEVRFGRVNSRFAALLERNGEEVPRIVWMRRN, from the coding sequence ATGAACAGCGCAACACGGCAACGCGGCATCGCGATCCTCACCGCCGTGGCCACTGCCGCGCTGGTGGCGGCGCTGGCCGTCTGGATCGCCTGGCGGCAGCAGCTGTGGCTGCGCCAGCTGGAAAACCAATATGACATGGCCGAGGCACGTGGTGTGGCGATGGCCGCCATCGATCTGGCGCGGCTGACGCTGCGTGACGATGTGCGGCGCAATCATGTCGATCATCTCCTGGAGCCGTGGAACGTGCCCATCCCTGCCATTCCGGTCGAGCGCGGCCAGGCAGGCGGGCGGCTCGTGGAACAGCAGGGGCGTTTCAACCTGAACAATCTGGTGCAGAACGGCCAGGAGCAGCCCGGTGACATCGATGCCTGCCGGCGACTGTTCGACAGCATCGGCGTGTCGCCCGATCTGGTCGACGCGCTGGTGGACTGGCAGGACAGCGACGCCCAGGTGCGCTACCCGGGCGGCGCCGAGGATACCGACTACCTCAACCTGCGCCCGCCCTATCGCACCGCTGGGCAGCCGCTGACCGATCTTGCCAGCCTGTCGGCCCTGCGCGGCTTCGACGCGGAGACCCTGGCCCGGATCGCCCCTTATGTGACCGTGCTGCCGCAGAAGACCGCGGTGAACGTCAATTTTGCCGAGCCCGAGGTGCTGGCGGCGGTGCTGCCCGCACTGTCGCTGTCCGAGGCACGCGCCGTGGTCGCCGCGCGTGCCGGACGCTTTTTCGAGACCATGGAGGCATTCCAGGCAGTGCTGCCCGAAAGCAAGCGCGGCGAGCTTGGGCTGGAGCTGGTCAGCGTCGAGAGCCGGTATTTCGTCAACGAGGTGGAAGTGCGGTTCGGCCGCGTCAACTCACGTTTCGCCGCACTGCTGGAACGTAACGGCGAAGAGGTGCCGCGCATTGTATGGATGCGCCGCAACTGA
- the gspJ gene encoding type II secretion system minor pseudopilin GspJ, giving the protein MKRHPARCSGQGFTLLEILIALMIFAVVSLIAYRGLEQVAQVKTRLDAEAAYWRETALVLDRIEEDLLHAVDRKWRDAGGVVQPSLRGTIKPVRQRDAALELVRMDRAREDYRIAYRLDGRRLQLLMWEGLDLAPLAEPTVHVLLQDVTRFETRFLDANGQWQPSWPVPGNSAVRPQAVEIVLARQAQAPLTRVYLVP; this is encoded by the coding sequence ATGAAGCGGCATCCGGCCCGCTGCAGTGGGCAGGGGTTCACGTTGCTGGAGATCCTGATCGCGCTGATGATCTTCGCGGTGGTATCGCTGATCGCCTACCGCGGGCTGGAACAGGTGGCCCAGGTGAAGACGCGGCTGGATGCGGAGGCGGCCTACTGGCGCGAAACCGCACTGGTGCTCGACCGCATCGAGGAGGACCTGTTGCACGCGGTGGATCGTAAGTGGCGTGACGCGGGCGGGGTGGTGCAGCCCAGCCTGCGTGGCACCATCAAGCCGGTGCGCCAGCGTGACGCGGCGCTGGAGCTGGTGCGCATGGATCGGGCTAGGGAGGACTATCGCATCGCCTATCGTCTGGACGGCCGCAGGCTGCAGTTGCTGATGTGGGAGGGGCTGGATCTGGCACCGCTGGCCGAGCCGACAGTGCATGTGTTGCTGCAGGATGTGACGCGCTTCGAGACGCGCTTTTTGGACGCCAATGGCCAATGGCAACCCTCGTGGCCGGTACCCGGCAACAGCGCGGTGCGTCCGCAAGCGGTCGAAATCGTCCTGGCCCGTCAGGCGCAGGCGCCGCTGACCCGGGTCTATCTGGTGCCATGA
- the gspI gene encoding type II secretion system minor pseudopilin GspI, with protein MNMRRGFTLIEVLVALAILAVALAAALRATSASTDAALTLHTRMLAGWVAQNHLNELRARRLFPDVGRSEGSATQGGAHFTWQAEVSASPNRSFRRVEVKVYAGGQTDYAAATLVSYLAQVQR; from the coding sequence ATGAACATGCGGCGCGGTTTCACGCTGATCGAGGTGCTGGTGGCGCTTGCCATCCTGGCGGTGGCGCTCGCTGCGGCGCTGCGCGCCACCTCGGCCAGCACCGATGCGGCATTGACGCTGCACACGCGCATGCTGGCCGGCTGGGTGGCACAGAACCATCTGAACGAGTTGCGCGCACGCCGGCTCTTTCCCGATGTGGGGCGCAGCGAAGGCTCGGCCACCCAGGGCGGGGCGCATTTCACCTGGCAGGCAGAGGTTTCGGCCTCGCCCAACCGCAGCTTCCGCCGCGTCGAGGTCAAGGTGTATGCCGGGGGACAGACCGACTACGCGGCGGCCACGCTGGTCAGCTACCTTGCCCAGGTGCAGCGATGA
- a CDS encoding GspH/FimT family pseudopilin, producing the protein MDGAWHCRAVPRLPTARPAARALPCPALRQSSCAVPVCRPVLAPAAKRGFTLIEILVALALVGIVLGLAMVRFDLSDGQTMERESQRLALLFESARDEAIAGGRAIAWSSDGSGYQFWTLDDRNVWQALPSHEVLKPRELPPGMRVLAIRVNLKARRVGERIVFEPSGVNQPFDVTLGLGERRWHLAGDIMGRVQARADPA; encoded by the coding sequence ATGGACGGGGCTTGGCATTGCCGCGCTGTGCCGCGCCTGCCGACGGCACGGCCCGCAGCGCGCGCCTTGCCGTGCCCGGCGCTGCGGCAGTCGTCCTGCGCCGTGCCCGTATGCCGGCCGGTCCTGGCACCGGCGGCAAAGCGCGGCTTCACGCTGATCGAGATCCTGGTGGCCTTGGCGTTGGTCGGCATCGTGCTGGGGCTCGCCATGGTCCGTTTCGACCTTTCCGACGGCCAGACGATGGAACGTGAAAGCCAGCGGCTGGCGCTGCTGTTCGAAAGCGCCCGTGATGAAGCCATTGCCGGCGGCCGTGCCATCGCCTGGTCTTCCGACGGCAGCGGCTACCAGTTCTGGACGCTGGACGATCGCAACGTCTGGCAGGCCCTGCCCAGCCACGAGGTGCTCAAGCCGCGCGAGCTGCCGCCGGGCATGCGGGTGTTGGCGATACGCGTCAACCTGAAGGCACGGCGGGTCGGCGAACGTATCGTGTTCGAGCCATCCGGGGTCAACCAGCCGTTCGATGTGACGCTGGGTCTGGGGGAGCGGCGTTGGCACCTCGCGGGCGACATCATGGGCCGGGTACAGGCGCGGGCGGACCCGGCATGA
- the gspG gene encoding type II secretion system major pseudopilin GspG — protein sequence MANPNRPHARERGFTLIEILVVITILAILGALVVPKIMDRPNEARVVAAQQDIRTVIQGLKLYKLDNGRYPTTEQGLRALIEKPTSGPVPNNWKTGGYLEKLPKDPWGGDYLYLNPGLKGEIDVMSYGADGQQGGEGFDADIGSWQL from the coding sequence ATGGCTAACCCGAACCGTCCTCACGCACGCGAACGTGGCTTCACGCTGATCGAGATCCTGGTGGTCATCACCATCCTCGCCATCCTGGGCGCGCTGGTGGTGCCCAAGATCATGGATCGCCCCAACGAAGCGCGCGTGGTGGCCGCACAGCAGGACATCCGCACGGTGATCCAGGGCCTCAAGCTGTACAAGCTCGACAACGGCCGCTACCCGACCACCGAGCAAGGGCTGCGTGCGCTGATCGAAAAGCCCACCTCCGGCCCGGTGCCGAACAACTGGAAGACGGGCGGCTACCTGGAGAAACTGCCCAAGGACCCGTGGGGCGGTGACTATCTCTACCTCAATCCAGGTCTCAAGGGTGAGATCGACGTGATGAGCTACGGTGCCGACGGCCAGCAGGGAGGCGAAGGTTTTGACGCCGACATCGGGTCGTGGCAACTGTAG
- the gspF gene encoding type II secretion system inner membrane protein GspF yields MTAFRYQAVRDDGGKVRGLIEADNLRTARLQLRDQGLWVSRIDVVDGGAGTRGGRARRLGTQRLSLLTRQLATLLDAGLPLEQALSVLIEQSDGEREKQLVAALRSEILAGASLSQALSRQQHAFPELYRTIVAAGEESGRAAAVMQRLADYLEARAALAAKVGLAFIYPAVVMVVSLLVVIGLLTWVVPQMVTVFQSAKQELPLLTKALLWASSVVREWGLALLVVALIAALGAWRALKVERVKRAFHAWRLRMPLFGRFERAGNTARLASTLAILVGSGVPLLKALGAASGVMGNLPLRDAVEQAAAQVREGVTLSRALGQSRLFPPVLIHLIASGEATGRLEFMLEKAAAQQAQELENRVATFTGLLGPFMVLAMGVVVLLIVLAILLPVFEMNQLVR; encoded by the coding sequence GTGACCGCATTCCGCTACCAGGCGGTACGCGACGACGGCGGCAAGGTGCGCGGCCTGATCGAGGCCGACAATCTCCGCACTGCGCGCCTGCAGCTGCGCGATCAGGGGTTGTGGGTCAGCCGGATCGACGTGGTCGATGGTGGCGCCGGTACCCGTGGGGGCCGGGCGCGCCGGCTGGGAACGCAGCGGCTGTCATTGCTGACCCGCCAGCTGGCCACCCTGCTCGACGCCGGGCTGCCGCTGGAGCAGGCGCTGTCGGTGCTGATCGAGCAAAGCGACGGCGAGCGCGAGAAGCAATTGGTGGCGGCGCTGCGCAGCGAGATCCTGGCAGGCGCGTCGCTGTCGCAGGCGCTGTCACGCCAGCAGCACGCGTTTCCGGAGCTGTATCGCACCATCGTCGCCGCCGGCGAGGAATCCGGCCGTGCCGCCGCGGTGATGCAGCGGCTGGCGGACTACCTTGAGGCACGTGCCGCGTTGGCGGCCAAGGTCGGTCTGGCGTTCATCTATCCTGCGGTGGTGATGGTGGTGTCGCTGCTGGTGGTGATCGGGCTGCTCACCTGGGTGGTGCCGCAGATGGTCACCGTGTTCCAGAGTGCCAAACAGGAACTGCCCCTGCTGACCAAGGCACTGTTATGGGCAAGCAGCGTGGTACGCGAATGGGGTCTGGCGCTGCTGGTCGTTGCCCTCATCGCTGCGCTGGGCGCCTGGCGGGCGCTGAAGGTGGAGCGGGTGAAACGGGCGTTTCACGCATGGCGTCTGCGCATGCCGCTTTTCGGCCGGTTCGAGCGGGCCGGCAATACGGCGCGATTGGCCTCGACACTGGCCATCCTGGTCGGCAGCGGCGTACCGCTTCTGAAGGCGCTGGGCGCCGCAAGCGGGGTGATGGGCAATCTGCCGCTGCGAGATGCCGTCGAGCAGGCGGCCGCGCAGGTGCGCGAGGGCGTGACGCTGTCGCGCGCGCTGGGGCAGAGCAGGCTGTTCCCGCCGGTGCTGATCCACCTGATCGCCAGCGGGGAGGCCACCGGCCGGCTGGAGTTCATGCTGGAAAAGGCGGCGGCGCAGCAGGCGCAGGAGCTGGAAAACCGTGTGGCCACCTTCACCGGGCTGCTGGGCCCGTTCATGGTGCTGGCGATGGGGGTGGTGGTGTTGCTGATCGTGCTGGCGATCCTGCTGCCCGTTTTCGAGATGAATCAACTGGTGAGATAG
- the purU gene encoding formyltetrahydrofolate deformylase, with amino-acid sequence MNTATLLISCPDRKGISAAIANFLFTYNANIVHSDQHQDNTENLFLMRVEWDLADFTLDMAAFNAAFQPIADRFQMQWKVALSARRPRMAIFVSKYDHCLVDLLHRHQSGELHCDIPLIVSNHEDCRALADFYGIPYHVIPVGRDGKAEAEAAQRALLEAQQIDLIVLARYMQVLSHDFTSAYPQRVINIHHSFLPAFDGAKPYHRAFARGVKLIGATSHYVTEVLDDGPIIEQDVIRISHRDDVEALIRKGRDLEKMVLARAVKWHLEHRVLVYSNKTVIFA; translated from the coding sequence ATGAACACCGCCACGCTCTTGATCAGTTGTCCGGATCGCAAGGGGATTTCGGCCGCCATCGCCAATTTCCTGTTCACCTACAACGCCAACATCGTCCATTCGGATCAGCACCAGGACAATACCGAGAATCTTTTCCTGATGCGGGTGGAATGGGATCTGGCCGACTTCACGCTGGACATGGCGGCTTTCAATGCTGCGTTCCAGCCGATCGCCGACCGTTTCCAGATGCAGTGGAAGGTGGCACTGTCGGCACGCCGGCCCCGGATGGCGATCTTCGTATCCAAGTACGACCACTGCCTGGTCGACCTGCTGCATCGGCACCAGAGCGGCGAGCTGCATTGCGATATCCCGCTGATCGTGTCCAACCATGAGGACTGCCGGGCGCTGGCCGATTTCTATGGCATCCCCTACCACGTGATCCCGGTCGGGCGTGACGGCAAGGCCGAAGCGGAGGCGGCGCAGCGTGCGCTGCTGGAGGCACAACAGATCGACCTGATCGTGCTGGCGCGCTACATGCAGGTGCTCAGCCACGACTTCACCAGTGCTTACCCGCAGCGCGTCATCAATATCCACCACAGCTTCCTGCCGGCCTTCGACGGCGCCAAGCCCTACCATCGCGCGTTCGCCCGCGGCGTCAAGCTGATCGGTGCGACCAGCCATTATGTGACCGAGGTGCTGGACGACGGCCCCATCATCGAGCAGGACGTGATCCGTATTTCGCACCGCGACGACGTCGAGGCACTGATCCGCAAAGGGCGCGACCTGGAGAAGATGGTGCTGGCGCGTGCGGTAAAGTGGCACTTGGAACATCGGGTGCTGGTGTACTCCAATAAGACTGTCATCTTTGCCTAA
- a CDS encoding tRNA (cytidine(34)-2'-O)-methyltransferase codes for MFHIVLFQPEIPPNTGNVIRLAANTGCSLHLVKPLGFELDDARLRRAGLDYHEYAPLQLHDDWAALQAALPGRRYFALTTRASRRIDSVAFTAGDVFVFGPETRGLPQALLDGFDAEARLRLPMRPGQRSLNLSNAVAVTVFEAWRQLGYPHST; via the coding sequence ATGTTCCACATTGTCCTGTTCCAACCCGAAATCCCCCCCAACACCGGCAACGTGATCCGGCTGGCTGCCAACACGGGGTGCAGCCTGCATCTGGTCAAGCCGCTGGGCTTCGAGCTGGACGACGCCCGGTTGCGCCGTGCCGGGCTCGATTATCACGAGTATGCCCCGCTGCAGCTGCACGACGATTGGGCGGCACTGCAGGCCGCGTTGCCGGGGCGACGCTATTTCGCGTTGACCACGCGCGCCAGCCGGCGCATCGACAGCGTGGCCTTCACCGCGGGCGACGTGTTCGTGTTCGGGCCGGAGACGCGCGGGCTGCCGCAGGCGCTGCTCGACGGCTTCGATGCCGAAGCACGGCTGCGCCTGCCGATGCGGCCAGGCCAGCGCAGCCTCAATCTTTCCAACGCGGTGGCGGTGACGGTATTCGAAGCCTGGCGCCAACTGGGCTATCCACACAGCACCTGA
- a CDS encoding Dps family protein — translation MDIHTGISENQRGEIAQGLSRLLADTYTLYLQTHNFHWNVTGPMFNTLHLMFEQQYNELALAVDVIAERIRALGFPAPGTYAQFVKLSSVKEVEGTPKAEEMIRLLVVGQETVVRTARGLFPLADEVNDEATADLLTQRLQVHEKTAWMLRSLLE, via the coding sequence ATGGATATTCATACCGGCATTTCCGAAAACCAGCGCGGCGAGATCGCCCAGGGCCTGTCGCGGCTGCTGGCCGACACCTATACGCTCTATCTGCAGACGCACAATTTCCACTGGAACGTGACCGGGCCGATGTTCAATACGCTGCATCTGATGTTCGAGCAGCAGTACAACGAGCTGGCGCTGGCGGTGGATGTGATCGCCGAGCGCATCCGGGCGCTGGGCTTTCCGGCGCCGGGCACCTATGCCCAGTTCGTCAAGCTTTCCAGCGTGAAGGAAGTCGAAGGCACGCCCAAGGCCGAAGAGATGATCAGGCTGCTGGTGGTTGGCCAGGAAACAGTGGTGCGCACCGCGCGCGGCCTGTTCCCCCTCGCCGATGAAGTCAACGACGAGGCGACCGCCGACCTGCTGACCCAGCGCCTGCAGGTGCATGAGAAGACGGCCTGGATGCTGCGCAGTCTGCTGGAGTGA
- a CDS encoding group II truncated hemoglobin: protein MAQPGEITPYDLLGGAAALRRLVDRFYDIMASDPQAAAIHAMHAADSTEIRQKFFEFLSGWLGGPSLFIEKYGHPRLRARHLPFRIGDAERDQWLHCMDQALAQTPMEPALRAHLQEAFARTADFMRNV from the coding sequence ATGGCGCAACCAGGCGAAATCACCCCTTATGACCTGCTTGGCGGCGCAGCGGCGCTGCGCCGGCTGGTCGACCGCTTCTACGACATCATGGCCAGTGATCCACAGGCTGCGGCGATCCATGCGATGCATGCAGCCGACAGCACTGAGATTAGGCAGAAGTTCTTCGAATTTCTGTCCGGCTGGTTGGGCGGACCGTCGCTGTTCATCGAGAAATACGGCCATCCGCGGCTGCGGGCGCGCCATCTGCCCTTCAGGATAGGCGATGCCGAGCGCGACCAGTGGTTGCATTGCATGGACCAGGCGTTGGCGCAGACACCGATGGAACCGGCATTGCGCGCGCATCTGCAGGAGGCGTTTGCCCGGACCGCCGACTTCATGCGGAACGTCTAG